Within Candidatus Taylorbacteria bacterium, the genomic segment TTGAGAATCAAAATGAAGCAAACATTGAAAGTAAGCCGAATACCACAGATACATCGGGGAACTTTGCGGGCATTGCGCTAAAAATCTCGCTTATCATCCTTCTCTTAATCGTCATCGCCCTCTTTGTCAGATTCACTTTATTTAAAAAATGAATATGTTGTCGTCTCTGTAGGACTTAACTTGGGCGCTATGAATTAGGTAAGAAAACAGGTTTTTGGGAAATCGAGTCTCATAATGCAAAAAGGTGGAAAAGTGCCATATCCACAGGGCGATTCGCCAACCCCTTGCTATTTTTTGGGATTCATGTATGCTAATCTCCAATCGTAGGATTTCTCTCAAGTTGATTCAATTTGGTGAAGGTCGTCTATCGATGTTTAAGATAGTTAGATACAAATAGAACTTACATATTGAGATGCAATTCGAGGCGTGAGCGAGGTTTGCGACTAAAGTGTAGTTTAGATACTACACTGCAGGAGCAAATGAGCGAAGCAACGAAGAAGTGTGCTCAATATGTAAGTTATATAAAATGGCAAAAAAATTATATATTGGTGGTTTGTCTTACACTACTACCCAAGACGGTTTGAAGGACGCGTTCGCTCAAGCTGGATCGGTAGTATCTGCAAACATAATCATGGACAGAATGACAGGAAAGAGCCGGGGATTTGGTTTCGTTGAAATGGAGGATGCTGACGCTGAAAAAGCAGTCAGCTTCTGGAATGGAAAGGAACTGGATGGAAGGACTTTGACTGTCAACGAGG encodes:
- a CDS encoding RNA-binding protein, whose product is MAKKLYIGGLSYTTTQDGLKDAFAQAGSVVSANIIMDRMTGKSRGFGFVEMEDADAEKAVSFWNGKELDGRTLTVNEARPMAPRSDRPQRNGGGGYERGGDRGDRRSF